In one Sporomusa sphaeroides DSM 2875 genomic region, the following are encoded:
- a CDS encoding SLC13 family permease: protein MSKQKWLCLLAAFACLFGIVWLTPEVKGLSLAGKKSIGVAVFAIIVWVSQALDDAISGLVIVFLLAALGATKLGEAFSGYANTAVWLIVIGFIMAGCMEKSGLSKRIALLLVNSAKGSAVKVYWAVALVMLVTSFLVPSITARTLLMLPIIVGIGQAFGAKQGESNIVKALLFIVAMSGTMMSIGILTAHVGNPITVGLIEVATQQTISWAEWFKIGAPPAFLLAGVSVFLLQKMWAPEIKSLGQGQDYVRRELAALGTLTSQEKYTLVVFLLTLALWATDSVHKINVVLVGMVSVVLLLWPGSGIMDWKEAQKKVPWNIFVLYGAGLSMGTALVTSGAAKWLAGTMLGPIAPMAHAMQMIVLIWIATALQIFFTGGGPKTTALTPIVIAHAATIGANPLPFALILGMNMQHQYLLPVSNMPNAIAIGTGHVTSGDIIKTGAVMSILAAAFMSVMVVTYWQWLGVVQ, encoded by the coding sequence ATGAGTAAACAGAAATGGTTGTGTCTCCTAGCTGCTTTTGCCTGCCTGTTCGGGATCGTCTGGCTGACGCCCGAGGTAAAGGGGCTTAGCTTGGCAGGGAAAAAGTCAATTGGTGTGGCTGTTTTTGCTATTATCGTGTGGGTTTCTCAGGCACTGGACGATGCGATTAGCGGGCTTGTTATTGTATTTTTGCTGGCGGCGCTGGGTGCCACCAAACTGGGAGAAGCCTTTAGCGGGTATGCCAATACCGCAGTCTGGTTAATTGTCATCGGCTTTATTATGGCCGGGTGTATGGAAAAATCCGGGCTGTCGAAAAGGATTGCCTTGTTGCTGGTTAATTCTGCCAAGGGATCAGCTGTAAAGGTGTATTGGGCGGTAGCCTTGGTCATGCTGGTCACAAGTTTCCTGGTGCCTTCGATCACCGCCCGGACACTGCTAATGCTGCCGATCATTGTCGGCATTGGCCAGGCATTCGGTGCCAAACAGGGGGAAAGCAATATTGTTAAAGCGCTGCTGTTTATTGTGGCTATGAGCGGTACTATGATGAGTATCGGCATTCTTACCGCCCATGTCGGCAACCCCATTACCGTTGGTTTGATTGAGGTCGCTACCCAACAAACCATTTCCTGGGCGGAGTGGTTTAAAATCGGCGCTCCGCCTGCTTTTCTGCTGGCAGGAGTATCAGTATTCCTGCTGCAAAAAATGTGGGCTCCTGAAATTAAGAGCCTGGGACAAGGCCAGGATTATGTGCGCAGGGAGCTTGCCGCCTTAGGGACACTTACCTCCCAGGAAAAGTATACGCTGGTAGTATTTTTGCTCACCCTGGCCTTGTGGGCCACCGACTCGGTTCATAAAATAAATGTTGTGCTGGTGGGAATGGTGTCGGTTGTCTTGCTCTTGTGGCCCGGTTCGGGGATTATGGACTGGAAAGAAGCGCAAAAGAAAGTTCCTTGGAATATTTTTGTTCTTTACGGGGCCGGTTTGTCTATGGGAACGGCGCTTGTGACTTCCGGGGCCGCTAAATGGCTGGCAGGTACTATGCTTGGACCAATCGCTCCGATGGCGCATGCCATGCAAATGATTGTCCTGATCTGGATTGCAACCGCGCTGCAGATATTCTTCACCGGCGGCGGTCCGAAAACCACTGCCCTCACGCCGATTGTTATTGCCCACGCGGCGACCATCGGTGCCAATCCATTGCCGTTCGCGCTCATTCTGGGCATGAATATGCAGCATCAGTATCTGCTGCCGGTAAGCAACATGCCGAACGCCATTGCGATTGGTACAGGCCATGTGACCTCAGGCGATATTATTAAGACCGGTGCGGTAATGAGTATTCTGGCCGCTGCCTTTATGAGTGTTATGGTCGTAACCTACTGGCAGTGGCTGGGGGTAGTGCAGTAA
- a CDS encoding LytS/YhcK type 5TM receptor domain-containing protein: MDIGLMDVIKNIAVLGVAAYLTTQLPPFRRALSQSQYRLRDKLVLICIFGFFSALGNYLSIPVLGAIANTRIVGAVAGGLLGGPMVGLGAGIIGAIPRYFMGGFTMIPAVITNVIVGYLSGLVYARYGVRNIGVKTALAVSFGAEIILKVMILAFSSSSEAAWELERVIAIPTTVANCLGVMLFVYIVRDVYQEQEKVQAKAAQQAMQVIHKANGVLWSGLTITSAQQVAEIIHSEIEANAVAVTDTEKVLAFIGEGADHHIIGQPFITQATKLARQHRHTVITNDRTSIGCPVCSCPLTAVIDAPLLVNNRFQGSIKVYKTGAGIILPYEAELVQGIANFLSLQLLHGELEAKTMLLAQAEYNSLRAQIHPHFMFNTLGTIRAIIRTDPEQARALIKDLSDIIRRHIRPGREMNTIAEEMDFVDSYIRLEQARFGDRIQIIKVIDPESYDQAVPVFAVQVLVENAVKHGISPKKEGGIIEIRVRREDNIVYISVRDNGVGIAGKSPAHLLEAQPMSQISAGIGIGINNVHARIQRLFGHEFGISIKSGENEGTCVSIRLPWREVASDDADEGRKSCYCR; encoded by the coding sequence ATGGACATTGGCTTAATGGACGTAATAAAAAATATTGCCGTGCTGGGGGTAGCTGCCTATTTAACTACCCAACTGCCGCCTTTTCGCCGGGCACTCAGCCAGTCGCAGTACCGGCTGCGGGATAAGCTGGTTTTAATTTGCATTTTCGGCTTCTTTTCAGCACTGGGGAATTATCTTAGCATCCCCGTCCTGGGAGCCATAGCCAATACCCGTATTGTCGGCGCTGTAGCGGGCGGGCTTCTGGGTGGCCCGATGGTGGGGCTGGGCGCAGGGATTATTGGTGCTATCCCCCGGTATTTTATGGGGGGCTTTACCATGATTCCGGCTGTTATAACCAACGTTATCGTAGGCTATCTGAGCGGACTGGTTTATGCCCGGTACGGTGTCCGGAATATCGGGGTGAAAACAGCCTTGGCCGTGTCCTTTGGCGCTGAAATTATCCTCAAGGTCATGATACTAGCCTTTTCAAGCTCGTCTGAAGCTGCGTGGGAATTAGAACGGGTTATTGCCATTCCGACGACTGTTGCTAATTGTCTCGGGGTCATGCTATTTGTATATATTGTGCGCGACGTATACCAGGAGCAGGAAAAAGTTCAGGCCAAGGCAGCACAGCAAGCCATGCAGGTCATCCACAAGGCCAATGGAGTTTTGTGGAGCGGTTTAACTATAACGTCAGCCCAGCAGGTGGCAGAGATCATTCACTCGGAAATAGAAGCCAATGCGGTAGCCGTTACTGACACGGAAAAAGTGCTGGCTTTTATCGGCGAAGGTGCGGATCACCATATTATTGGACAGCCTTTTATAACGCAAGCTACCAAACTGGCCAGGCAACACCGGCATACTGTTATCACCAATGACAGGACAAGTATTGGCTGCCCCGTCTGCTCCTGTCCCCTTACGGCGGTAATTGATGCCCCCTTGCTTGTTAATAACCGTTTCCAGGGGAGTATTAAGGTATATAAAACAGGTGCCGGCATTATTTTGCCTTATGAGGCTGAATTAGTGCAGGGGATTGCCAATTTTTTGAGTCTGCAGTTGTTGCATGGTGAACTGGAAGCCAAAACTATGCTGTTAGCACAAGCTGAGTATAATTCCCTTCGCGCCCAAATTCACCCCCATTTCATGTTCAACACCTTAGGCACGATCAGAGCTATCATAAGGACAGACCCGGAGCAAGCCCGGGCATTAATTAAGGACTTGTCCGACATTATCAGACGGCATATCCGTCCGGGCAGAGAAATGAATACCATCGCGGAAGAAATGGATTTTGTGGACAGCTATATCCGCCTGGAACAAGCCCGGTTTGGTGACCGTATCCAAATTATTAAAGTCATTGATCCGGAATCTTACGATCAGGCAGTGCCTGTTTTTGCCGTGCAAGTGCTTGTGGAAAATGCCGTAAAACATGGGATTTCGCCTAAAAAAGAGGGCGGTATTATTGAAATCCGTGTACGCAGGGAGGATAATATTGTTTACATTTCGGTGCGGGACAACGGCGTTGGTATTGCGGGTAAGTCCCCCGCGCACTTGCTGGAGGCACAGCCTATGTCCCAGATTTCGGCAGGGATCGGGATTGGGATTAATAATGTTCATGCCCGTATTCAGCGGCTGTTTGGCCATGAATTCGGTATTTCGATAAAAAGCGGAGAAAACGAAGGCACCTGCGTGTCCATTCGTTTGCCCTGGCGGGAGGTGGCGTCAGATGACGCGGATGAAGGGCGTAAAAGTTGTTATTGCCGATGA
- a CDS encoding acetyl-CoA hydrolase/transferase family protein has protein sequence MNNLSARIRNTTLQEKIISAEEAASLIKAGMNIGTSGFTPSGYPKAVPLALAERIRQEKFTVNLWTGASVGKELDAALAEVGGIAKRLPYQTNAVTRQAINSGRMQYTDLHLSHVAPMARAGFLGGKVDVAIVEACAITEAGHIVPTTSVGNAAAFVQLADTVIVELNVAQPLALEGMHDIVTPGLPPVQAVLPLVNVADRIGVPYIPCSIEKIAGIVVSDIPDDVRPLAAVDADAKAMTGHLIKFLQAEIKAGRMPANLLPLQSGVGSVANAVITGLVDSDFSNLTVYTEVIQDGMLDLIDAGKLTFASGTALTPSPQGLQRFYANLDRYKDKLVLRPQEISNHPEIARRLGIIAMNTAIEFDIYGHVNSTHVMGSKIMNGIGGSGDFARNGYLTCFFSSSVAKDGAISCIVPMCSHIDHTEHDVDVFITEQGVADIRGLSPKERARKIIGNCAHPRYRPRLLDYLERAEKATGGAHTPHLLAEALSWHCRFLETGTMQF, from the coding sequence ATGAACAATTTATCAGCAAGAATCCGAAATACAACATTGCAGGAAAAAATTATTTCTGCAGAGGAGGCCGCGTCTTTGATTAAGGCCGGCATGAATATCGGCACAAGCGGTTTTACCCCTTCCGGCTATCCCAAGGCGGTGCCGCTGGCTTTGGCCGAAAGAATCCGGCAGGAAAAATTTACAGTCAACCTGTGGACCGGCGCCTCGGTCGGTAAAGAACTGGACGCGGCTTTGGCGGAAGTAGGCGGAATCGCCAAAAGGCTGCCCTATCAGACTAATGCTGTTACCAGGCAGGCCATTAATAGCGGGCGCATGCAGTATACCGACCTGCATTTGAGTCATGTGGCGCCAATGGCCCGTGCCGGTTTTCTTGGCGGCAAGGTGGATGTTGCTATTGTGGAAGCCTGTGCCATTACCGAAGCCGGACATATCGTTCCCACCACCTCGGTGGGCAATGCCGCCGCTTTCGTGCAGTTGGCCGATACAGTCATTGTCGAACTTAATGTGGCGCAGCCGCTGGCACTGGAAGGAATGCATGATATTGTCACACCCGGCCTACCGCCCGTACAGGCCGTATTGCCGCTGGTTAATGTAGCCGATAGGATTGGTGTGCCGTATATTCCCTGCTCAATCGAGAAAATCGCCGGCATTGTCGTAAGTGACATTCCTGACGACGTTCGGCCCCTGGCTGCCGTTGATGCCGATGCCAAAGCCATGACCGGGCATCTTATCAAGTTTCTGCAGGCGGAAATTAAGGCCGGGAGAATGCCTGCAAACCTTCTGCCGTTGCAATCGGGGGTCGGCTCTGTTGCCAATGCCGTTATCACCGGACTGGTGGACTCGGATTTTTCCAACCTGACGGTGTACACCGAGGTAATCCAGGACGGTATGCTGGATTTAATTGATGCCGGCAAACTCACCTTTGCCTCCGGTACGGCGCTTACCCCGTCACCGCAGGGGTTACAGCGGTTTTATGCCAATCTTGACAGATACAAAGACAAGCTGGTTTTGCGGCCGCAGGAGATTTCCAACCATCCGGAAATCGCGCGCCGGTTGGGGATTATTGCCATGAATACCGCTATTGAATTTGACATCTATGGGCATGTCAACTCCACTCATGTCATGGGCAGTAAAATTATGAACGGCATCGGCGGTTCCGGTGACTTTGCCCGCAACGGTTATCTGACCTGCTTTTTCAGCAGCTCGGTAGCCAAGGACGGGGCAATATCCTGTATTGTGCCCATGTGCTCCCATATTGACCACACTGAGCACGATGTTGATGTATTCATTACCGAACAGGGGGTGGCCGACATACGCGGTCTCAGCCCCAAAGAGCGGGCCCGGAAAATCATCGGCAATTGTGCCCACCCGCGTTACCGTCCCCGGTTGCTTGACTATCTTGAACGGGCAGAGAAAGCTACCGGCGGAGCCCATACGCCGCACTTGTTAGCCGAGGCGCTGTCCTGGCACTGCCGTTTCCTGGAGACCGGAACCATGCAGTTCTAA
- a CDS encoding LytR/AlgR family response regulator transcription factor, with translation MTRMKGVKVVIADDEKLMAQELRALLLELYSDLQIVGVVHDGETALQLVKTHKPDIAFLDIQMPGMTGLAVAKRLIAAEEPPAVVFATAYDEYALKAFSVNAMDYILKPYDEADIRRVMEKFEKMLAGTSVKPKESDNKDLSKPGGIRKFSLEKGDRMEIIDSDKIELIYAKDRLVYIKTLDGEIYRTKLTLQEYEGKLPAECFFRCHRNYIVNVNQIKEIATWFNKGYILILKKNAAGKSQEVPVGRAYAARLREYIEL, from the coding sequence ATGACGCGGATGAAGGGCGTAAAAGTTGTTATTGCCGATGATGAAAAATTAATGGCCCAGGAACTCCGGGCTTTGTTGCTGGAGCTATATTCCGATTTGCAGATAGTAGGCGTGGTGCATGATGGTGAGACTGCGTTGCAGTTAGTGAAAACTCATAAGCCTGATATTGCCTTTTTAGATATTCAGATGCCGGGAATGACCGGGCTGGCGGTAGCGAAACGGCTTATTGCCGCTGAAGAGCCGCCGGCAGTGGTTTTTGCCACTGCCTATGATGAATATGCGTTAAAAGCCTTTTCGGTAAATGCGATGGACTACATTCTTAAACCATATGATGAGGCAGATATCCGGCGGGTCATGGAAAAGTTCGAGAAAATGCTGGCCGGAACCAGCGTAAAACCAAAGGAGAGCGATAATAAAGATTTGTCAAAGCCAGGCGGTATCCGTAAATTTTCACTCGAAAAGGGAGACCGGATGGAGATTATCGATAGTGACAAAATTGAGCTGATTTATGCCAAAGATAGGCTTGTATACATTAAAACTTTGGATGGAGAGATTTATCGAACCAAGCTGACACTGCAGGAATACGAAGGCAAGTTGCCGGCAGAGTGTTTTTTCCGCTGTCACCGGAATTATATCGTGAACGTCAATCAGATTAAAGAAATTGCCACCTGGTTCAATAAAGGATATATTCTGATATTGAAGAAAAATGCGGCAGGCAAAAGTCAGGAAGTTCCGGTAGGCCGGGCGTATGCTGCCAGGCTGCGGGAGTATATAGAACTGTAA